A window of the Hordeum vulgare subsp. vulgare chromosome 5H, MorexV3_pseudomolecules_assembly, whole genome shotgun sequence genome harbors these coding sequences:
- the LOC123396085 gene encoding uncharacterized protein LOC123396085 has protein sequence MGNKCLVVVTSILAVLTVVFGVISAVLLALKHHQHDNGEFYTYRRSPAMPCGVVAAVLASMTQILASVAICCCGAWRVTKGGKRIAAVVFFITSWVLAIIAVLLFLAGAMLGFEGSAKKTVGNVRIVGGVALFVIATFLFLVVAALDVTSYRLVRKKDHYQAYVGSNPPMVPATSKDGPNAFAPAPHNQV, from the exons ATGGGTAACAAATGTCTCGTGGTGGTGACCAGCATCCTCGCTGTGTTGACGGTCGTCTTTGGAGTCATCAGCGCGGTTCTCTTGGCGCTG AAACATCACCAACATGACAATGGAGAGTTCTATACGTACCGGCGCTCGCCTGCGATGCCATGCGGCGTGGTGGCAGCCGTGTTGGCGTCGATGACGCAGATTCTTGCCAGTGTGGCCATCTGCTGTTGTGGGGCATGGCGGGTAACTAAGGGGGGCAAGCGCATCGCTGCAGTGGTCTTCTTCATCACCTCATG GGTCCTTGCGATCATAGCAGTGCTACTATTTCTAGCAGGCGCCATGTTAGGGTTTGAAGGCTCTGCAAAGAAAACGGTTGGGAATGTTAGGATCGTCGGAGGTGTCGCTCTTTTCGTGATCGCGACATTTTTGTTTCTTGTAGTTGCTGCCCTTGATGTCACCTCATACCGACTAGTTCGGAAGAAGGACCACTACCAAGCATACGTTGGCAGTAATCCTCCTATGGTGCCAGCAACATCTAAAGACGGTCCGAACGCTTTTGCTCCTGCACCGCACAATCAAGTTTAA